From a single Brassica rapa cultivar Chiifu-401-42 chromosome A01, CAAS_Brap_v3.01, whole genome shotgun sequence genomic region:
- the LOC103849992 gene encoding uncharacterized protein LOC103849992 — protein MAMDLELDDDVFYADIRKQINLLITDEDENNPISLSSSVSFQSLFSENYQTLATPYMMYHVQNYNLIRERKGTGVFIPRCSQPRKKQNNHPHQTKQGSFGSLVSKQQFPHYVYDNNNSTTLNNNQERITLHHAASTNPRRTFRDAAYLFT, from the exons ATGGCTATGGACCTTGAGCTTGATGATGATGTATTCTATGCAGACATACGCAAACAGATCAATCTCTTAATCACAGATGAAGATGAAAATAACCCTATCTCACTTTCCTCTTCTGTTTCTTTCCAG AGTTTGTTCAGCGAAAACTACCAAACATTAGCAACACCATATATGATGTACCATGTGCAGAATTACAACCTaattagagagagaaaagggaCAGGAGTGTTCATCCCAAGATGTTCTCAgccaagaaagaaacaaaataatcatCCTCATCAGACGAAGCAAGGGAGTTTCGGTTCCCTTGTCTCCAAGCAACAGTTTCCTCATTATGTTTATGACAACAACAACTCCACAACTCTCAACAACAACCAGGAACGCATCACCCTTCATCATGCAGCTTCAACTAATCCAAGAAGAACCTTCAGAGATGCAGCATATCTCTTTACTTAG
- the LOC103849993 gene encoding uncharacterized GPI-anchored protein At3g06035 → MAINNKLPFLLLLSIILLFLNRPVLGDTDEEDVLFTGINSYRTSQNLTILNKNENAECLADELAEQFKNRPCTNNTGSATVPGTEPQFAEYPKILTKCHLNVSDTRDGSIMPACVPRLESSLVLTNFTKSQYSMSLNDSKFTGMGIGKENDWIVVVLTTNTPGGSYSTDTDTKDDHDDDDDSSGFAFSTGLVNYLLVLIMSFCFFLC, encoded by the exons ATGGCGATTAACAACAAGCTTccatttcttctccttctctccaTCATCCTTCTCTTCCTCAACCGCCCTGTGCTTGGCGACACTG ATGAAGAGGACGTTCTTTTCACAGGCATCAACAGCTACAGAACATCACAGAATCTCACAATCTTAAACAAGAACGAAAACGCAGAGTGTCTAGCCGACGAACTCGCCGAGCAGTTCAAGAACAGACCATGTACCAACAACACTGGCTCAGCCACAGTACCTGGAACCGAACCACAGTTCGCAGAATACCCTAAGATTCTAACTAAATGCCACTTAAACGTGTCGGACACAAGAGACGGTTCGATTATGCCCGCATGTGTTCCTCGTTTAGAGTCGAGCCTTGTCCTCACAAACTTCACCAAGTCGCAATACTCTATGAGTTTGAACGATTCCAAGTTTACAGGAATGGGTATTGGTAAAGAAAATGATTGGATCGTTGTGGTTCTTACTACCAACACACCAGGAGGAAGCTATTCTACGGATACAGATACAAAAGAtgatcatgatgatgatgatgattctagTGGCTTCGCCTTTAGTACTGGACTAGTTAATTATTTGCTAGTTCTCATCATGTCCTTTTGTTTCTTCCTCTGTTAA
- the LOC103849994 gene encoding probable ATP-dependent DNA helicase CHR12, producing MVAQQLGESSSVVVVESREEPVETTKSLICALNYISRDLPLPPHLFAAVSSIYHGSSSSSSLPPSVVPPPPGNDFTPYGGDLMGEFEDALLKQRTNIESGSRLTELQDNRNKTLIQRRLSELEELPSTRGEDLQGKCLLELYGLKLRELQSKVRTEVSSEFWLRMNCADVSSQLFDWGMMRLPRLWYGIGDPFATEADDQFRKKRDAERVSRLEEEEKNLIETAKRKFFAEVLNAVREFQLQIQATQKRRRQRNDGVQAWHGRQRQRATRAEKLRLMALKSDDQEAYMKLVKESKNERLTTLLEETNKLLTNLGAAVQRQKDAKLPDGIDPLKDSESDLSELDAPKGEPLQDLLPDQDIDVTESDNNDDSNDLLEGQRQYNSAIHSIQEKVTEQPSLLKGGELRSYQIEGLQWMVSLFNNNLNGILADEMGLGKTIQTISLIAYLLENKGVPGPYLIVAPKAVLPNWVNEFALWVPSIAAYLYDGRLEERKAIREKIAGEGKFNVLITHYDLIMRDKAFLKKIDWHYMIVDEGHRLKNHESALAKTLLTGYRIKRRLLLTGTPIQNSLQELWSLLNFLLPHIFNSVQNFEEWFNAPFADRANVSLTDEEELLVIHRLHHVIRPFILRRKKDEVEKFLPGKTQVILKCDMSAWQKVYYKQVTDMGRVGLQTGSGKSKSLQNLTMQLRKCCNHPYLFVGGEYNMWKKPEIVRASGKFELLDRLLPKLRKAGHRILLFSQMTRLIDILEIYLTLNDFKYLRLDGTTKTDQRGLLLKQFNEPDSPYFMFLLSTRAGGLGLNLQTADTVIIFDSDWNPQMDQQAEDRAHRIGQKKEVRVFVLVSVGSVEEVILERAKQKMGIDAKVIQAGLFNTTSTAQDRREMLEELMRKGTSSLGNDVPSEREINRLAARSEDEFWMFERMDEERRMKESYRTRLMQEQEVPEWAYTTQSQDDKSNNAKYHFGSVTGKRKRKEIVYSDSLSEVQWMKAVESGEDVSAYSLKQRRAEKASKAKTSTSKRVVEPIQVVSDETSEEEEEEGRGGQEMSGKQRVEKSEEEEEEDGEEENDEKPIFKWSSHKKKRSRYSFTCSSSDSRAQSSNGSRRN from the exons ATGGTGGCTCAGCAGCTAGGAGAGAGCAGCAGCGTCGTCGTCGTCGAATCTCGGGAAGAGCCTGTTGAGACGACCAAGTCTCTGATCTGTGCTCTCAATTACATCTCTCGCGACCTTCCTTTGCCTCCTCACCTCTTCGCCGCCGTCTCTTCTATCTACCatggctcctcctcctcctcttctctccCTCCCTCCGTCGTGCCTCCGCCGCCG GGGAATGATTTTACTCCTTATGGAGGTGATTTGATGGGAGAGTTTGAGGATGCACTTTTGAAGCAGAGAACGAACATTGAATCAGGCTCTCGATTGACAGAATTGCAGGATAATCGGAACAAGACTCTTATTCAGCGCCGCTTATCCGAGCTTGAAG AATTACCTTCCACCAGAGGTGAAGACTTGCAAGGGAAGTGCTTACTCGAGCTTTATGGGCTAAAG CTACGAGAGTTGCAAAGCAAGGTTCGAACAGAGGTGAGCTCGGAGTTCTGGCTACGTATGAACTGTGCTGATGTCAGTAGCCAATTGTTTGACTGGGGTATGATGCGGTTGCCTCGTCTTTGGTATGGTATTGGAGATCCTTTTGCTACGGAAGCTGATGATCAGTTCAGAAAGAAACGTGATGCCGAG AGGGTGTCACGTTtggaagaagaggagaagaatcTGATTGAAACCGCCAAGAGGAAGTTCTTCGCAGAAGTGCTCAATGCAGTTCGTGAGTTCCAGTTGCAAATCCAGGCGACTCAAAAACGCCGCAGGCAAAGAAACGATGGTGTGCAGGCATGGCATGGGAGACAAAGACAACGTGCAACCCGCGCTGAAAAGCTGAGGCTAATGGCCCTTAAATCCGATGACCAAGAAGCATACATGAAACTAGTAAAGGAGAGCAAAAACGAAAGGCTCACCACTCTTCTAGAAGAGACTAACAAACTCCTTACTAATTTGGGAGCTGCTGTTCAGCGGCAGAAAGATGCTAAACTACCAGACGGCATTGATCCACTGAAAGACTCGGAATCTGATTTATCTGAACTCGATGCTCCGAAAGGCGAACCGTTACAGGATTTGCTTCCTGATCAGGATATTGACGTCACTGAATCTGATAATAATGATGATTCCAATGATTTACTTGAAGGCCAGAGGCAGTATAACTCTGCTATCCATTCAATTCAAGAGAAG GTGACGGAGCAGCCTTCACTTCTAAAAGGTGGGGAACTAAGATCTTACCAAATAGAAGGACTCCAGTGGATGGTTTCTCTATTCAACAACAACCTTAATGGGATTTTAGCTGATGAGATGGGTTTGGGGAAAACCATCCAAACAATCTCGTTGATTGCTTATCTTCTGGAGAATAAAGGTGTGCCTGGTCCTTATCTGATAGTGGCTCCAAAAGCTGTGCTACCAAACTGGGTAAACGAGTTTGCTTTATGGGTACCAAG cattGCAGCTTATCTTTATGATGGACGTTTGGAGGAAAGAAAGGCAATCAGGGAGAAAATTGCAGGAGAAGGGAAGTTCAACGTGTTGATAACCCACTATGATCTCATCATGAGAGATAAAgcatttttgaagaaaattgaTTGGCACTACATGATTGTTGATGAAGGACATCGTCTGAAGAACCATGAATCTGCTCTTGCAAAGACTCTACTAACAGG CTATCGGATAAAACGCAGACTCCTGTTAACGGGAACACCCATACAGAACAGCCTTCAAGAACTATGGTCACTACTCAATTTTCTCCTTCCTCACATCTTTAACTCGGTTCAGAACTTTGAGGAATGGTTTAATGCTCCGTTTGCTGATCGTGCTAACGTTAGTCTTACTGATGAAGAGGAGCTGTTGGTTATCCACCGTCTGCATCAT GTTATAAGACCGTTTATACTGAGAAGGAAAAAGGACGAAGTAGAGAAGTTCCTTCCTGGAAAGACACAGGTGATACTGAAGTGTGACATGTCAGCATGGCAGAAAGTGTATTACAAACAAGTTACGGACATGGGCAGAGTTGGCCTTCAAACAG GATCCGGGAAGTCAAAGAGTCTGCAAAATCTAACGATGCAACTGAGAAAGTGTTGTAACCATCCGTACCTATTCGTTGGAGGAGAGTACAACATGTGGAAGAAGCCTGAGATTGTGAGAGCTTCAGGGAAGTTCGAGCTCCTCGACCGTCTCCTTCCGAAGCTGCGCAAGGCCGGGCATAGAATCCTGCTCTTCTCTCAGATGACTCGTCTCATTGACATCCTCGAGATTTATCTGACGCTTAACGATTTCAAGTACCTAAGACTTGACGGTACCACAAAGACGGATCAAAGAGGGCTTTTGCTGAAGCAGTTCAACGAGCCGGACTCTCCTTACTTCATGTTTCTTCTGAGCACGCGCGCTGGAGGTCTCGGTCTGAACTTGCAGACTGCAGACACTGTTATTATCTTTGACAGTGATTGGAACCCACAGATGGACCAACAGGCTGAGGATAGAGCTCATAGGATAGGGCAGAAGAAGGAAGTGAGAGTGTTTGTTTTGGTTAGCGTTGGCTCCGTTGAAGAAGTGATATTGGAGCGTGCAAAGCAGAAGATGGGGATTGATGCTAAAGTCATACAAGCTGGTCTTTTCAACACAACTTCCACAG CACAAGACAGAAGAGAGATGCTTGAAGAGCTCATGCGCAAAGGAACAAGCTCACTAGGGAACGATGTCCCCAGTGAGAGGGAAATAAACCGGCTCGCGGCTCGTAGTGAGGACGAGTTTTGGATGTTTGAGAGAATGGACGAGGAGAGGAGAATGAAGGAGAGTTACAGAACACGTCTGATGCAAGAGCAGGAAGTCCCTGAGTGGGCATACACCACACAGAGCCAAGATGACAAGTCTAACAACGCAAAGTACCATTTTGGGAGTGTCACAGGCAAGCGAAAGCGTAAAGAGATCGTTTATAGCGACTCATTGAGCGAGGTGCAGTGGATGAAAGCTGTGGAGAGCGGTGAAGACGTGTCAGCATACTCTCTTAAACAGAGGAGAGCGGAGAAGGCAAGCAAGGCAAAAACATCAACGAGTAAAAGAGTGGTAGAACCTATCCAAGTGGTGAGTGATGAGACGagcgaggaggaagaggaggaaggaAGAGGAGGACAGGAGATGAGTGGGAAACAGAGAGTAGAGaagtctgaagaagaagaagaagaagatggtgaagaaGAGAATGATGAAAAGCCAATATTCAAGTGGAGTTCTCATAAGAAGAAAAGGTCGAGGTACTCTTTTACGTGTTCTTCGTCTGATTCTAGAGCTCAAAGTTCCAATGGAAGTAGAAGAAACTGA
- the LOC103849995 gene encoding leucine-rich repeat receptor-like serine/threonine-protein kinase At2g14510 yields the protein MPYLRLILLLAVLSLLSSTLSQPSPPSAILIDCGASASSLINGRKWQSDTDLISTGTSKNVSGQVLDQILSTLRSFPLNPSVTRRKFCYVISVSRGWKYMIRSTYFYGGVNGKDTPPPVFDQIVDGTFWGVVNTTADYADGLASYYEGVFLAQGKSISVCIASNTYTSSDPFISALEVVRLDGTVYNSTKFKEFGMSLVARHAFGYSGPIIRFPDDEFDRFWEPYSLNSTVPNNRKLEVSGFWNLPPSRIFNTDLRANQVQPLEFTWPPMPLKNSFYYIALYFAHDSDSLGDGTSVFDVSVNGIAYYKELSVSPAGSVIFASRWPLEGLTTLTLTPTSGSTLAPLVNGGEMFELISLGGRTLVRDATALNAIKRSFKNVPVDWNGDPCMPKNYSWTGVTCSDGPRIRIVALNLTSMGLSGSLAPQVAKLTALSSIWLGNNSLSGSIPDLGSLKFLESVHLEDNRFSGTFPSFFDGVPRLRELFLQNNNLTGKVPSKLLQKPGLELRVSGNPFLTQPPR from the exons ATGCCCTACCTCCGCCTCATTCTCCTCCTCGCCGTCTTATCCCTCCTCTCTTCCACTCTCTCTCAGCCCTCTCCTCCCTCCG ctATTCTGATCGACTGCGGCGCTTCCGCCTCCTCTCTAATCAACGGTCGTAAATGGCAATCCGACACGGATCTCATCTCCACCGGAACATCCAAGAACGTCTCCGGACAAGTCCTAGACCAAATCTTATCAACCCTCAGATCCTTTCCTCTTAACCCTTCCGTCACTCGTCGCAAGTTCTGCTACGTCATCAGTGTCTCTCGTGGATGGAAGTACATGATCAGGTCGACTTATTTCTACGGAGGAGTCAACGGAAAGGACACTCCTCCGCCGGTTTTCGATCAGATCGTCGACGGGACGTTTTGGGGAGTTGTTAATACCACTGCTGATTATGCAGACGGTTTAGCTTCTTATTACGAAGGTGTTTTCTTAGCGCAGGGGAAGTCCATAAGCGTATGCATTGCTTCGAATACGTATACGAGTTCGGATCCGTTTATCTCGGCCTTGGAGGTTGTTAGGCTTGATGGTACTGTTTATAATTCTACTAAGTTCAAAGAGTTTGGGATGAGTCTTGTTGCTAGGCATGCTTTTGGGTACAGTGGACCAATCATCAG GTTTCCAGATGATGAGTTTGATAGGTTTTGGGAGCCATACTCTCTAAACTCGACAGTACCAAACAATCGAAAACTAGAAGTTTCTGGTTTCTGGAACCTCCCGCCTTCGAGGATATTCAACACTGATCTAAGAGCTAACCAGGTTCAGCCTCTGGAGTTCACATGGCCACCAATGCCCTTGAAAAACTCTTTTTATTACATCGCGCTGTACTTTGCTCATGACTCTGATTCACTGGGAGATGGAACCAGCGTCTTTGATGTCTCTGTGAACGGTATAGCGTATTATAAAGAGCTCTCTGTCTCTCCAGCTGGTTCGGTTATATTTGCAAGCAGGTGGCCTCTTGAAGGTCTCACAACGTTGACTCTAACTCCTACAAGTGGCTCAACTCTTGCTCCTCTTGTTAATGGTGGTGAAATGTTTGAGCTGATATCTCTTGGAGGGAGAACTCTTGTTCGAGATG CGACTGCTCTGAATGCTATTAAAAGAAGTTTCAAGAACGTACCGGTTGATTGGAATGGAGATCCTTGTATGCCTAAAAACTACTCGTGGACTGGTGTTACTTGCTCTGATGGCCCTCGAATTCGTATAGTAGCTTT GAACTTAACTAGTATGGGACTTTCAGGTTCTCTAGCACCTCAAGTTGCTAAATTAACAGCATTGTCCTCCAT TTGGCTGGGAAACAACTCTCTCTCGGGAAGTATACCTGACTTAGGCTCACTCAAGTTTCTGGAATCAGT GCACTTGGAAGACAACCGTTTTAGTGGAACTTTTCCTTCATTTTTCGATGGAGTGCCACGCTTAAGAGAGCT GTTCTTGCAAAACAATAATCTAACTGGCAAGGTTCCTAGCAAACTTCTTCAGAAGCCAGGGCTTGAGCTAAG GGTTTCTGGTAATCCCTTTTTGACTCAACCACCACGTTGA
- the LOC103849996 gene encoding uncharacterized protein LOC103849996: MVSEAVSKTESPPLIGPRISFSDGGDFICINPVHCKELEKDVFKGSVKVSDFEFLSENASPQRMHTADELFSEGKLLPFWQEKHSEKLKNVSLKTNEEEEEEEENRKVEATMKSNDYDKNRVSWFIDEDPSPRPPKCTVLWKELLRLKKQRNTRSSLSPSSSTSSSSSLEEAAAKREEKEGKRGKKGLERTRSTSMRIRPMIHVPVCTPSKSSVPLPPLFPLRLKKNRVEKRT; the protein is encoded by the coding sequence ATGGTTTCAGAGGCGGTTTCAAAGACTGAATCACCACCGTTGATCGGACCTCGTATCTCTTTCTCAGACGGTGGAGATTTCATCTGCATCAACCCCGTACACTGTAAAGAGCTAGAGAAAGATGTCTTCAAAGGGTCAGTGAAAGTCTCCGACTTTGAGTTCTTGTCTGAGAATGCGAGTCCACAGAGGATGCATACCGCCGACGAACTCTTCTCTGAAGGAAAGTTGCTTCCTTTCTGGCAAGAAAAGCACTCAGAGAAGCTTAAAAACGTTAGCTTGAAgacaaacgaagaagaagaagaagaagaagagaatcgtAAAGTGGAAGCAACGATGAAGAGTAACGATTATGATAAGAACAGAGTGAGTTGGTTTATAGATGAAGATCCATCTCCTCGTCCTCCGAAGTGCACAGTTCTTTGGAAAGAGCTTTTGCGGTTGAAGAAACAGAGGAACACTAGGTCGTCTCTGTCTCCGTCGTCGTCCACGTCATCATCGAGCTCGCTTGAGGAAGCGGCGGCGAAGAGAGAGGAGAAAGAAGGGAAGAGAGGTAAGAAAGGATTAGAGAGGACGAGATCGACGAGCATGAGGATAAGGCCGATGATTCATGTCCCTGTTTGCACTCCTTCTAAATCCTCTGTTCCATTGCCTCCTCTGTTTCCGCTTAGGCTTAAGAAGAACAGAGTAGAGAAACGCACTtga
- the LOC103849997 gene encoding uncharacterized protein LOC103849997: MTKLRICYLVSGVICILFTTFMITLVLAQTVFKPKHPILQTVSSTVEDVSTYVSPTFDVQLNFTLTLQMLMTNPNLADFEYKTVENLVYYRDILVGNLTLPSTTLPAKGSALLPCPLVLQIDKFVADLGDILQDILQRTIVIETKANMPGKITVLGIFKAHLNTVSHCKLVLSLPSMEVEMQVCELDTKL; encoded by the coding sequence ATGACCAAACTACGCATTTGCTATTTAGTTTCTGGTGTCATTTGCATCCTCTTCACCACCTTTATGATCACCTTAGTTCTTGCCCAAACCGTGTTCAAACCAAAACATCCTATACTACAAACCGTGTCTTCAACTGTCGAAGACGTATCCACATATGTATCACCAACATTTGATGTCCAGCTAAATTTTACTCTCACACTTCAGATGCTAATGACGAATCCCAACCTTGCAGATTTTGAATACAAGACGGTGGAGAACTTGGTTTATTACAGAGATATTCTAGTGGGAAATCTCACTCTTCCTTCGACTACACTCCCAGCCAAAGGCTCGGCGCTTTTGCCATGTCCTCTAGTACTTCAGATCGATAAATTTGTTGCAGATTTAGGTGATATTTTGCAAGATATATTGCAAAGAACAATTGTGATAGAGACCAAGGCAAATATGCCGGGGAAAATCACAGTGTTGGGAATCTTCAAGGCACATTTAAATACAGTATCGCATTGTAAACTTGTGCTTAGCCTTCCTTCAATGGAAGTGGAGATGCAGGTGTGTGAGCTTGACACTAAGCTATAA
- the LOC103849999 gene encoding sugar transport protein 6, producing the protein MAVVVSSSGNAPAFKAKMTVYVFVCVVIAAFGGLIFGYDIGISGGVTAMDDFLKKFFPSVWEKKQHVHENNYCKYDNQFLQLFTSSLYLAALVASFLASAVCSKLGRKPTMQFASIFFLIGVGLTAGAVNIVMLIIGRILLGFGVGFGNQAVPLFLSEIAPAQLRGGLNIVFQLMVTIGIFIANLVNYFTATVHPNGWRIALGGAAIPAVILLFGSLIICETPTSLIERNKNEEGKEALRKIRGVDDINEEYESIVNACEIASQVKDPYRKLLKPASRPPFIIGMLLQLFQQFTGINAIMFYAPVLFQTVGFGSDAALLSAVITGVINVLSTFVGIYLVDRTGRRFLLLQSSVHMLICQLIIGIILAKDLGTTGTLGKPQALVVVIFVCVYVMGFAWSWGPLGWLIPSETFPLETRSAGFAVAVSCNMFFTFVIAQAFLSMLCGMRSGIFFFFSAWIIVMGLFAMFFIPETKGVPIDEMRERVWKPHWFWKRYMLAEDDHQDVEKRT; encoded by the exons ATGGCTGTTGTTGTATCGTCAAGCGGGAATGCTCCGGCTTTCAAAGCCAAGATGACTGTCTATGTCTTTGTCTGCGTTGTGATTGCCGCTTTCGGCGGTTTGATCTTCGGTTACGACATTGGAATATCTG GTGGAGTTACGGCGATGGACGATTTCTTGAAGAAATTTTTCCCCTCGGTGTGGGAGAAGAAGCAGCACGTTCACGAGAACAATTACTGCAAGTATGATAACCAGTTCTTGCAGCTATTCACATCGTCTCTTTACCTAGCCGCCCTCGTGGCCAGCTTCTTGGCTTCAGCCGTATGTTCCAAACTTGGAAGGAAGCCCACTATGCAGTTTGCTTCTATCTTCTTCTTGATCGGTGTCGGGCTAACCGCAGGAGCCGTTAACATCGTCATGTTGATCATCGGAAGAATCTTGCTTGGCTTCGGTGTCGGCTTTGGCAATCAG GCAGTGCCACTTTTCCTGTCGGAGATTGCTCCGGCGCAGCTCAGGGGAGGTCTCAACATTGTATTCCAACTCATGGTCACAATCGGGATCTTTATCGCCAACCTTGTCAATTACTTCACTGCCACGGTTCACCCTAACGGATGGCGCATTGCTCTCGGTGGAGCCGCGATACCCGCAGTTATCCTCCTCTTCGGTTCATTGATCATCTGCGAGACTCCCACGAGCCTCATCGAGCGCAACAAGAACGAGGAAGGCAAAGAAGCGCTAAGGAAGATCAGAGGAGTTGACGATATAAATGAGGAGTATGAATCTATCGTCAATGCCTGCGAGATCGCGAGTCAAGTCAAGGACCCTTACAGGAAGCTGTTAAAGCCAGCGAGTCGCCCGCCTTTCATCATCGGAATGCTTCTTCAGCTTTTCCAGCAGTTTACAGGAATCAATGCCATTATGTTCTACGCACCGGTCTTGTTCCAGACCGTTGGCTTTGGAAGCGATGCAGCTCTTCTCTCTGCGGTTATCACCGGAGTGATCAATGTTCTCAGTACGTTCGTGGGGATTTACCTCGTCGACAGAACTGGAAGGAGATTCCTTCTTCTCCAATCTTCCGTTCACATGCTTATTTGCCAG TTGATCATTGGAATCATCCTAGCGAAAGACTTGGGAACCACGGGAACACTAGGGAAGCCACAAGCCTTAGTGGTTGTGATCTTTGTGTGTGTTTACGTGATGGGTTTTGCTTGGTCATGGGGTCCTTTAGGGTGGCTAATTCCTAGCGAGACGTTTCCTCTAGAAACTCGAAGTGCAGGGTTCGCTGTTGCGGTCTCGTGCAACATGTTCTTCACGTTCGTGATCGCGCAGGCTTTCTTGTCGATGCTTTGCGGGATGAGGTCGGggatattcttcttcttcagcgcTTGGATCATTGTGATGGGACTGTTTGCGATGTTCTTCATACCGGAGACTAAAGGAGTGCCAATTGATGAAATGAGGGAGAGAGTGTGGAAGCCACATTGGTTCTGGAAGAGGTATATGCTTGCTGAGGATGATCATCAGGACGTGGAGAAGAGAACTTAA